The sequence GCCTGCATCACATGGTTTTCGAGGTGTCGGACAACGCCATTGATGAGGCTCTCGCGGGGCATTGCGACCTCGTTTTGATCGAACTGAACCCCGATGGCTCTGTGTCTGTCGAAGATAACGGGCGCGGCATTCCGGTGGATATGCACAAGGAAGAAGGCGTTTCGGCAGCCGAGGTTATCATGACCCAGCTTCACGCCGGTGGTAAGTTCGACAACACCAATGATGAGAACGCTTATAAGGTTTCCGGCGGTCTGCACGGCGTGGGCGTGTCGGTGGTCAACGCGCTAAGCGAATGGCTGGAGCTGACCATCTGGCGCGATGATAAAGAATATTGGATGCGGTTCGAGCACGGCGACACCGCCGCCTCGCTGGTCGAGAAAGGTCCCGCCCCTCCCGCTGAAAACGGCGGCAAGCGCAAGGGCACCCGCGTGACCTTCCTCGCCAGCGAAGACACTTTCAAAAACGTCACCGTCTATGATTTCGAGAAACTAGAGCACCGCTACCGCGAGCTCGCTTTCCTCAATTCCGGCGTCCACATTCTGCTGCGCGATAAGCGCGGCGAGGAAGTCCAGGAACATGACCTGTTTTACGAAGGCGGGATTGGCGCATTCGTCAGCTATCTCGACCGGAACAAAGAGGCGCTGATCCCTGACCCTATCGCCATTTCGGCAGAGAAGGACGGTATCGGCATCGAAGTAGCGCTGGAATGGAACGACAGCTATTACGAAAATGTCCTCTGCTTCACAAACAACATCCCGCAGCGCGATGGGGGCACGCACCTTGCCGCTTTCCGCGCTGCGCTGACGCGGACACTCAACAATTACGCGGCATCCTCGGGCCTCCTTAAGAAGGAGAAGGTTTCACTTTCGGGCGAGGATATGCGCGAAGGGCTGACCGCGATTGTCAGCGTCAAACTGCCTGATCCCAAGTTTGGTTCACAAACTAAGGACAAGCTAGTTTCTTCCGAAGTACGTCAGCCGCTCGAGAGCCTGATGGGCGACAAGATGTCCGAATGGTTGGAGGAAAACCCCGCCAACGCCAAGATCATCATCCAGAAGGTTATCGACGCTGCCGCCGCCCGCGAAGCCGCCAAGCGCGCTCGAGAGATGAGCCGCAAAGGCGCGATGAGCATCGCCAGCCTTCCCGGCAAGCTCGCCGATTGCCAAGAACGTGATCCGGCCAAGTCAGAACTGTTCCTTGTCGAGGGTGACTCGGCTGGCGGCAGTGCCAAACAAGGCCGCGACCGCAAGACGCAGGCCATCCTGCCGCTCAAGGGTAAAATCCTGAACGTCGAGCGTGCGCGATTCGACCGGATCATTTCGTCCAAAGAAGTCGGCACGCTGATCCAAGCGATGGGCACCGGCATCCGCGACGAGTTTGATCTCGAAAAACTGCGCTATCACAAGATCGTCATCATGACCGATGCTGACGTCGATGGCGCGCATATCCGCACATTGTTGCTGACCTTCTTCCACCGCCAAATGCCTGAAATCATCAAGGCCGGGCATCTCTTCATCGCGCAGCCGCCGCTCTACAAAGTGAGCAAGGGCCGCAGCGAAGTTTACTTGAAGGACGATGCCGCGCTCGACCGCTATCTGGTCGATGGCGGACTGCAGGGCCGCGTTCTCGAAAGCGCAACGGGCGTCCACGGCGAAGGCGAGCTGCGCGAATTGGTCGAACACGCCATGCGTTTGCGCAGTCTGATGGGCTTCGTGCCGCGCAAATATGATCCGGCGATGATCGAGGCGATGGCCTTGGCGGGTTCACTCGAACCCGGCCTTGACGACAAAGGCCGCGAAGCAGCTTTGCAACGTGCAGCAGGCCGCCTCCAACGCGGTGACGAAGAAGCTAAGTGGTCCGCCTCTATCCTTGAAGACGGCACCGCCCGATTCGAACGCCTGTGGCGCGGTGTCACTGATGTGCACGAGCTGGAACCAGGCTTCTTGATCAGCGCCGAGGCCCGCAAACTTCACCGTGTGGCGGGCGAACAATCCGAAATCTATGGCGAACCTGCTCGGCTCGTGCGCGGCTCTGCCGCTCCGGCCGAAGATGAGGACGACAGCGAAACCGAAGGTGAAGGTGAAGCAACCACCATCAAGGGCGAAGTCGTCATCACTCGCCCGACACAGTTGCTGGCCGCAGTTTTGGCTGCTGGGCGCAAGGGCTTGAAGATCCAGCGCTACAAGGGCTTGGGCGAAATGAATGCCGACCAACTTTGGGAAACCACGCTGGACGCAGACAATCGCGCATTGCTCCAAGTGAAGGTCGAAGACGCTGACGTGACCGATGAAATCTTCACCCGTCTGATGGGCGATATCGTGGAGCCACGCCGCGAGTTCATTCAGGACAATGCTCTCAACGTCGCTAATCTGGACGTCTGACCCTTAGGCTCAGTCTGATTTGGCCTCAGACTGAGCCGGCGGCGGCAAAGCTTCCATCACAGCCCACATCGCTTTGAAGCTGTTCTCGTAAGCGTCCTTCTTGTTGTAGTTGCGAGCCTGGATAACGATCACAGCGTCGTAGTCACGGTAGATGGATACTATGTTGCCGCCATTGCCGCGCATCATCCAGCTCGGCTCGAAGCCGCGTGGTGATTTGACCGGAGTGAACCACCACAGGTAACCGTAACGGACATATTCACTCAGCCGCACATGCGGCGTCAGCATGCGGTCGACCCATTCTTTGCTAACGATCTGCGTGTCACCGTGGGTTCCGCCATCAAGCACCATGCGGCCAATTACCGCCAGATCCCTGGCGCGCATTTCTATCTGTCCACCTGACTGGATTTCGCCCGAACGGGAGCTGCGCCACTTCACATTGTCGATCCCCAGTGGTTCGAAAATATGCTGCGCCATATAGGCGTCAAAGCGTTGTCCGCTAACCTCCTGCACAACTTGGCCGAGCAGGAACACTCCGGCGGTGCAGTAGGAATAGCGCCCCTGCCCATCAGCATCGCGCTGATAAGTATCGTCGAGCGGAAGCGTCATGGCAAAATCGCGCCAGACCCGCGTGCGGTACATGCGCTCTTCCTGCCCGGGCGACTTCCGGTTCTGATCATTACAATCGAGCGCCGAGGACATGGTCAACAAATCATGCACCGTGATTCTATTGCGGAGATCGTCCTCTGCACTGCCCAGCAAAGGCCAGACCTTGGTGTCCGTGGTCAACTTCCCATCGTCGACCAAAGTCCCAATCGCGAGGGCCGTCAGCGACTTTCCGGCTGAACGTATATCGGTGCGCCGGTCAGCGGCCTTCCCATCATAGCGCTTGGAAAGCACCGTTTCACCGCCTTGCTCGACTTCAACGGCTACGAACTTGCCAAACTCGCCAGCTTTGATCGAGCGGTCGAGCGCAGGAATGGCGATTTGGGCATGTGCAGCAGGCGCTATCCATGCGGCGAAGGCGACTAGAATGATGGCGAATTGCTGTGCCCGCATCGGCTATGCTCCCGTGTGGAGGAAGCATTCGCATCATCCCGATTAAGCCCGCATGACCGGTCGATGCTTCAGCCCTGCAACTCTGTCTCGATCTGGCCGAGCCGTTCTTTGCCGAAGAACATTTCATCGCCGATGTAGAATGTCGGAATGCCGAAGGCACCGCGTTCCACGCCTCCAGAAGTGTTGTCCACGAGGCGTTGCTTGATTGCCGCATCCTGCGTCTTGGCGAGCAGTGCTGCAGCGTCGAATTCGCTGTTGGCGAGCAGTTCGGTCACTATTTCTGCATCAGCAACATTGGTGCCATTCTCCCAGATATGCGGGAGAAAGAAATCGATCAGCTCCATTTCCCGTCCATCATCCGTCGCCGCCACTAGCAGCCGTTGAAGCAGAATCGAATTGAACGGGAAGTTCGGGTTCATCGTGAAGCGGTCCATCCCATGCACTTTGATGAAGCGGTTCATTTCCAGCATCGCATAGGCGTTCTTGCCCTTCACTTCGCCATCGCGGATGAATGGCGGCGCGTTGCCAGTCAGCTTGTGCATTCCGCCCAAAAAGACAGGAGTAACTTTGATCTTCGCACCTGTGCGGGCCGCGATATCCTTTAGCGGTTGCCACACCAGATAAGCGTTGGGGCTGACGAAATCGAACAGCAGTTCCACGGTCTTGCTCATGATCAAAAACTCTCTGTCCAAGGTCGCAGATCTAGCTCATGCGTCCATGCCGAGCGGGGCTGCTTCCATAAGTTTACATAGGCCGCCGCGACAT comes from Altererythrobacter sp. ZODW24 and encodes:
- the gyrB gene encoding DNA topoisomerase (ATP-hydrolyzing) subunit B; its protein translation is MGDYGADSIKVLKGLDAVRKRPGMYIGDTDDGSGLHHMVFEVSDNAIDEALAGHCDLVLIELNPDGSVSVEDNGRGIPVDMHKEEGVSAAEVIMTQLHAGGKFDNTNDENAYKVSGGLHGVGVSVVNALSEWLELTIWRDDKEYWMRFEHGDTAASLVEKGPAPPAENGGKRKGTRVTFLASEDTFKNVTVYDFEKLEHRYRELAFLNSGVHILLRDKRGEEVQEHDLFYEGGIGAFVSYLDRNKEALIPDPIAISAEKDGIGIEVALEWNDSYYENVLCFTNNIPQRDGGTHLAAFRAALTRTLNNYAASSGLLKKEKVSLSGEDMREGLTAIVSVKLPDPKFGSQTKDKLVSSEVRQPLESLMGDKMSEWLEENPANAKIIIQKVIDAAAAREAAKRAREMSRKGAMSIASLPGKLADCQERDPAKSELFLVEGDSAGGSAKQGRDRKTQAILPLKGKILNVERARFDRIISSKEVGTLIQAMGTGIRDEFDLEKLRYHKIVIMTDADVDGAHIRTLLLTFFHRQMPEIIKAGHLFIAQPPLYKVSKGRSEVYLKDDAALDRYLVDGGLQGRVLESATGVHGEGELRELVEHAMRLRSLMGFVPRKYDPAMIEAMALAGSLEPGLDDKGREAALQRAAGRLQRGDEEAKWSASILEDGTARFERLWRGVTDVHELEPGFLISAEARKLHRVAGEQSEIYGEPARLVRGSAAPAEDEDDSETEGEGEATTIKGEVVITRPTQLLAAVLAAGRKGLKIQRYKGLGEMNADQLWETTLDADNRALLQVKVEDADVTDEIFTRLMGDIVEPRREFIQDNALNVANLDV
- a CDS encoding serine hydrolase produces the protein MRAQQFAIILVAFAAWIAPAAHAQIAIPALDRSIKAGEFGKFVAVEVEQGGETVLSKRYDGKAADRRTDIRSAGKSLTALAIGTLVDDGKLTTDTKVWPLLGSAEDDLRNRITVHDLLTMSSALDCNDQNRKSPGQEERMYRTRVWRDFAMTLPLDDTYQRDADGQGRYSYCTAGVFLLGQVVQEVSGQRFDAYMAQHIFEPLGIDNVKWRSSRSGEIQSGGQIEMRARDLAVIGRMVLDGGTHGDTQIVSKEWVDRMLTPHVRLSEYVRYGYLWWFTPVKSPRGFEPSWMMRGNGGNIVSIYRDYDAVIVIQARNYNKKDAYENSFKAMWAVMEALPPPAQSEAKSD
- a CDS encoding 2-hydroxychromene-2-carboxylate isomerase; amino-acid sequence: MSKTVELLFDFVSPNAYLVWQPLKDIAARTGAKIKVTPVFLGGMHKLTGNAPPFIRDGEVKGKNAYAMLEMNRFIKVHGMDRFTMNPNFPFNSILLQRLLVAATDDGREMELIDFFLPHIWENGTNVADAEIVTELLANSEFDAAALLAKTQDAAIKQRLVDNTSGGVERGAFGIPTFYIGDEMFFGKERLGQIETELQG